In Pieris brassicae chromosome 12, ilPieBrab1.1, whole genome shotgun sequence, the genomic window ttgttttatctTTAACAAGGAATGAGGATGACGAATCTGTCATTCATAATCATTCCTTTACAATGTATTGTATCTGTGATGAACTTGTAGAAGGTTAAAAGCGTTAATAGTGAAATGGTAGAaactaaaaatcaaaataaataaaatttatttattcctgaAAAAATTAccactttaaatttatataattatgtcgGTTGATGTGTCATGGGACGTTGATAAATATCGAGAGGAGTATGAAAGCGAAGAGCATTGGAAATTAAGACGtgcatttattaaaagatGGAAAGATGACTATCCCGAGGAAAGATTAGTTTGTTTGGCGCAAGTTTTCGCCAATATTGAGTTTATGGGATGTAGATACCCTCTAGAAACCATGCAGGAAGTTGCCCGGTTATCACAGGATGTATGTTTTTCTTGCTTAAAAACTTAACTTATGAATTTGTTTcggtttcttttttaatacgGTTGCCAATTTCACTACAAACACTTTTGCAAATAGAAAGTATGGAGGCAATTtaaacatgtaaaaaaaagactacatgtattgttttattatactattgCTGACTgttgaaaattgtaaatacacaTATAGCATGTGAAACATTTAGTAtagttttaagtattattttgcATAATATATTCTACCCATAGCTTAAACTCAcacaattataaatgtaagcTATCACCAAGTACCTATTTACCTTTTCCTGAATTTAGagattaacatacattttagtCAAGGTCAATGTTACCTACattgaaaatacttttgtttttcagatagcaaataaatatagaaaagaaaaaaagacaaaactaCAAAGGACATTTGTTTCTGCCTCTGATGCTGCAGAAGATCGTGCAAGAGGCATCAAAAGAGAAGGTGGTGTGATTAAAGATGCCCCAAGttcaaaatctaaaaaaatagaatttataaaacaaggtGAATCTAAGAACTTAGAAGATATACCAAATACTGATGAGATAGCTAATTCAGATAACGAATTATCAGAAAtcattgaaaatgaaaatggTAAGGAATCTACTGATATCACTGATGAAAAAATTCATAATGATGTCTCTAAAGAGGATTTAAAGGCAGCTCTTTTCAATACATATGTAGAAGAAATCTCAAAAATAAGATGTTTAGACGtcaaatgttttaatagaaatatgtttATGACATCATTTGGTAAATTTGTACTTATCATACGGTCATGGGCACCAAAAATGAGTAACATACAAGGTGAGTCCTGTCtaagctattaaaatatatatttcttttaagtaatatggatttgaagtaaaaaaagattacattttaaaattaattattttatttatttatttcgtaatcctacagctaacataaaatatatataataacaaactaaTACACCGAAAATATAGCCagagatggaatacataatacacaacatttaaataatattattattaattctagGTAGCAGTGTTGCCAGCCATCTTCAATTACAGTCcacatatgaaaataatatattgactGTAACATTAAATGGTAAATTCTTGGCTCAAGCATCCAGTTCAGTAAAGACAATTGccagaaaaaatattgaaactatTGCATGGAATGTATGTACAATGTAAGACTTTTATTGTGTAGAaagaacttatttttaataacttatatttttaaacaacacTTTAAAACCCTTTTTCATACAGTAAACCTGATTATTATTCTGCTGCAATTAGCATATTAAACCAAATAACATCAATCTCAGAAAATATGTgtttgaaatgaaaattagttGTGCTGGATAGTTCATTTATCGAGGAAGGCTAAACACTATTATGGCATTGTGCTCCAACTTAATTAACAGGACTAAATCAGCAGGAAACATCaagtattaaatgttttatgtttttagaaACTATGTCAAGAagcaataattttgtttgtaaaagaGCAGTGGATAGCTCATGAGGATCGACAGATATCAATGAGAGAAGTCTCCGGGAAGAAACATTACGAATTTGGCACTCCTATTGAAAGCAGTGTTGCTActaagtaagtttttttatattatttcttcaaTTGTGTGCCCAGAAGCCGCAtgatgaattaattatttgttaattgatACAAAAATGGGTATGGCTGGTTACACATGGTGAGGcttaatatattcttatatcttatatttaggctgttctcacctctgggcgggggctccccagtaccagctccatccacttgaccgtatccaacgaagagcggttcgaatcgtcgatgaacaatccctctccgaggggtcgatcctttggcgttgcgtagagatgtggagtcactctgcatcttctaccgcatttaccatggagagtgttcagaggagtacgtcgaggcagaatacaaaattccacctgactgagcgtttttcaaggcaattttggCCGCGCACCatcgctatgtggaaccagctgcccactgaagtatttccgaaccaattcgaccctctggcattgagagtgtccatgggcggcggtgaTAACTTAACGTCAGGTTAAGCCCGTTActgcccgtttgtcccctgttttattaaaaaaaaatatgatcatTTAATAAGAATCCATTGGTGTTTCAAGCCTCTCCGTTATGTTTCTGTATTTGACAACAACATGATAGGCAAGTATATGATCAGTTTCTGCATGTCTATTGTGGGTCTTGCTAGTACTCTCACAATGTTCTCCTTTGGTGCTGAGCTTTGATCCGATCGTGTGCCATTAGACTTACTTCTTTTAACAGAGAGATTAATTTATCTATCCATAGACATCTACGTGGTTTATGAGTTTAATCTATGTTCACACGggatattaattttgttaaataatagtGAGACATATggtatcaatgttttgtagatattgattttttctataaaattgtaGTACATAACCTTGCATTATTGAATTGTCAAACTATTCAGTTTCCGCAAAGACTGCAATATAAggataaaaatgaaattttttttcacaCCTCAAATTACATTATCGATGTCATATGGGTctgggttttttttaattattctataagGTATATTCATTAGGAATAATGTAGGCTAATGGGGAAAAAATCAgaattcttattatatttgacGCATTTTATTGTTAGCAGAAATTTGCACTCAATGCAACCAGTTATCGACACTTAGGTACCTGCGCATGCACTCTGACTCCTGATTGATCGTTACGAGtaattg contains:
- the LOC123717300 gene encoding uncharacterized protein LOC123717300 translates to MSVDVSWDVDKYREEYESEEHWKLRRAFIKRWKDDYPEERLVCLAQVFANIEFMGCRYPLETMQEVARLSQDIANKYRKEKKTKLQRTFVSASDAAEDRARGIKREGGVIKDAPSSKSKKIEFIKQGESKNLEDIPNTDEIANSDNELSEIIENENGKESTDITDEKIHNDVSKEDLKAALFNTYVEEISKIRCLDVKCFNRNMFMTSFGKFVLIIRSWAPKMSNIQGSSVASHLQLQSTYENNILTVTLNGKFLAQASSSVKTIARKNIETIAWNKLCQEAIILFVKEQWIAHEDRQISMREVSGKKHYEFGTPIESSVATKMMKLMGWKGGGLGADAQGIAEPIKPTLQMVNRAGLGSISSDIHQLRRKGMEMMKRFAASEQLDVDLVFSNEFSSDERSALHLCARKAGLVSRSYGVNADRFLVVKKKFNVFSTVEAVIEKGGSTPKYTVYIPASIEHR